DNA from Dokdonella koreensis DS-123:
ACCGGCGCCAGCCAGATCGTCGTGCCGATCGGCGGATACCTGCCGAGCGGCCCGCGCGGCTACGTGCGCGACACCACCAACGACACGCTCTACAACCAGACCGATTTCACCTTCGATTTCGCCACCGGTCCGGTCGCCCACACACTGGTCGCGGGCGTCTCGTTCCTGCACGAGAAGTTCGACCTCGATACCGGCTCGGTCTTCCGCAACGCCGACGGCAGCAATCCTTTCGTCGCGCCGGAACACCTGCCGTTCATGGATCTGTACAACCCCGACTCGTTCTACACCGGGCCGTACAACTACTTCCGTACCGGCAAGACCCGCGGCGAGCTGGACAACCGCGCCGTCTACGCGTTCGACACGATCAAGTTCAACGAACAGTGGCAGCTCAGCCTCGGCGCCCGCTACGAGCGCAACGAGGGCACCTCAACGGCCTATACGGTCTCCACGACGCCGGGCAGCATCGGCCAGATCACCGGTGCCGCCGCGCCGCTGGACAACGACGACAACCTGTTCTCGTTCCGCGGTGGCCTGGTCTACAAGCCGGTCGAGAACGGTACCGTGTACCTGGCCTACTCCAACTCCAAGACGCCGTCGAAGGCGTCGGTCAACGGCTCGTGCACGGTCGGCGGCGCCACCGGCGCCGGCAACTGCAACGTCGATCCGGAGACCGCGGTCAACTACGAGCTCGGTACCAAGTGGGACTTCCTCGACGGCGCGCTGTCGCTGACCGGCTCGGTGTTCCGCAACGACCGCAAGAACTACCGCGTCAACGATCCCGATCCGCTCAACCCGACCGGCGAGCAGGCGCTCGACGGCCAGGCGCGCGTGGACGGCATCCTGCTCGGCATCAGCGGCAAGATCACCGATGCGTGGTCGGTCTACGCCAACTACGCGCGCCTGGACAGCGAGGTGCTGCAGGGCGTGTCGGACTTCTCGGCCGGCGAGGGCCAGGACTGGACGCGCGGCGACCGCCTGACCAATACGCCGGAGAACTCGCTGAGCCTGTGGACGACCTACCAGGTCGCCGACTGGCAGTTCGGCTATGGCGCCACCTACCAGGGCAAGATCTGGCTGACCCAGCACAGCGCCGCCAATCCGGACGGTCCGCTGGTGACGGCGCCGGACTACTGGGTGCACCGCGCGATGGTGGCCTGGCGCGTCAACCGCAACTTCAATCTCCAGCTCAACGTCAACAACCTGACCGACAAGGAGTACTACACCCGGATCCGCAACAACGGCTGGGCGACCCCGGGCGATGGACGCTCCTATGTACTGACGGCGACCTACGGGTTCTGACCCGCCGGCTGCGGAACGGCGTAAAGTCCGACCCCGCCGCGTGAGCGGCGGGGTTTTTTCTTCGAGTCGGGGGCATCGCGATGCTGCTGCACATTCCCGGCGTGCTCGACGCCGACCAGGTCGATCATTTCCGGCAACGGCTCCAGGAGGCGAACTGGAGCGATGGGCGGATCACGGCCGGCTACCAGTCGGCCAAGGCCAAGCACAACCTGCAACTGGCCGAAACCGATCCGGCGGCGCGCGAGCTCGGCGGCATCGTGCTCGACGCATTGGCGAAGAACCCGACGTTCTTCGCCGGCGCACTGCCGCTCAAGATCTACCCGCCGCTGTTCAACGCCTATGCCGGCGGCCAGTCGTTCGGCTACCACGTGGACAACGCGGTCCGCTACGACCGGACCGTGCAGCCGCCGCGCCCGGTGCGGACCGACCTTTCGGCCACGCTGTTCCTCTGCGATCCGGATGCCTACGACGGCGGCGACCTCGTGATCGAGGACACCTACGGCACGCACAGCGTCAAGTTGCCGGCCGGCGATCTCGTCCTGTACCCGGGCACCAGCCTGCATCAGGTGCAGCCGGTGACGCGCGGTACCCGCCTGGCCTCGTTCTTCTGGATCCAGAGCATGATCCGCGAGGATGCGCGGCGCCGGCTGCTGTTCGAGCTGGACGTGTCGATCCAGCAACTGACCGCACGCATTCCGGATGCGCCGGAGCTGATCCAGCTGACCGGCATCTACCACAACCTGCTGCGGCAGTGGACCGATGTCTGAGGCGCCGGCCGATGCCGCCGCCGTCGCGCGGCGCTTGCGGGAGGCGGCACGCGACGGCGACGTCGCCGCGCAGTACCTGCTCGGCCAGATGCACCTGGAGGGGCGTGGCGTGGCGCTCGATCCGCAGGAAGGCCTGCACTGGTATCAGCTGGCCGCCAGTGCCGGGCACGCGCTGGCGATGAACATGGTCGGGCGCTGCCACGAGCTGGGTCGCGGCACGCCGGTCAACCTGGAGCTGGCCGCCGCCTGGTATCGCCGCGCCGCCGAGTGCGGCCTGGACTGGGGCCAGTACAACTACGCGCAGCTGCTGGCGAAAGGACGCGGCGTGCCCGAGGATCGGGCGCGTGCCCTGGCGCTGTATCGCCTGGCGGCCGGACAGGGGCATGCCAAGTCGATGAACCTGGTCGGCCGCCACTACGACGAGGGCTGGCTGGTCGAGCGCGATCCGGCGGCGGCGCGCGACTGGTACCGGCGCGCCGCCGAGGGCGGCGACTTCCGCGGCCAATGCAGCTATGCCTCGGTGCTGGCCCTGGCCGGCGAGATCGACGAGGCCGTGGCCTGGCTGCGCAAGGCGGCACAAACCGCGACGCCGGCCTTCCTCGACCAGCTCAAGGCCAGCCTCGCCGGGTCGCCGATCGCGTCGCTGCGGGCGCTCGGCGCGACGCTGCCGGACGGCGCGGCGGCCGTCGGCTGATACCATCGTGCACTTTGCGCGGCCGCCATGCCGCAGGAGTGCGTGATGGGGGATTGGGTCGAGGTCTGCACGACCTTCGAGTTGCTGCCGGGCGAGTTTCGCGTGGCCTGGGACGGCGACACGGCCATCGCCGTGTTCAACGTCGACGGCCAGTTCTACGCGATCGAGGACGTCTGCCCGCATGATGGCGGCGAGCTGGCCGGCGGTGTCGTCGAGGGCTTCCAGGTGGAGTGCCCGCGCCACGGCGCGCGCTTCGACCTGCGCACCGGCGACGTGCTGTGCCCGCCGGCGTACGAGCCGGTGGCCAGCTTCCCCGTCAAGGTCGAGCACGGCATCGTCTGGACGCGCGACGACCGCTGAGCGCCCGTACCGTCACCGATCCGGCAGGCCAGGGTCGAAGCCGTCGCCGAAGAGCCTGTCGCCGGGCAGCGTGACCACGGCGGCGCGCGGCATGGAGTCCGTATCGCGGCCGTTCAACAGCACTTGGCGGCCGTCCGGACTGACCGCGCTGGCGACCAGTTCCCAGCCTTCGCCGCCGAAGGCGATGCCCTGGCTGGCCAGCAGGGTGCCGAGGTCGCGCATGCCCGAGGCGGCGGTCCACAGGAACGGCCGCCGGGCCGGAAGGGCGCCGAACGGTTCCTCAGCCAGGATCGTGTAGGTGCCGACGATCGTCGTGCCGTCGTCGCTGAGGTCCCAGGCCGTGTACGGCGGCTGCGCCCCCGCCGGCAGTCCCGAAGGATCCAGGTAGGTGGCGCCGCCGGCCTCGGTCCAGAACCAGGCCAGCGCCCAGGCCGGATCGTCCGGGGTGACGTCGCCGCCGGGGCCGCCGCCGACGATCATCGAGCAGTCGGCATTGCAGGCCATGGCGCGGCCGAGCGGGCGCCCTTCGGCGTCGCGCAGCATGCTGGCGACGCCGTCGGACCAGCGTGCGCCGTAGTAGTAGCGGTTCGGAAACGCCGGATCGGGCCGGTAGTAGAAGTGACCGATCGCGACGCGACCGTCGTCGCCGACCGCCCAGGCTTCGCCGCCTTCCAGCTCCGCCGGTACCGGCAGCGTGCGCTGTCCGGCGGCCGCATCCCAGATCCAGGGACGGTTCGGTGCCGGCTGGCCCGGCACCGGCTGCATGCGGCCGGCGCCGACGATGCGCGTGCCGTCGGCGGAGACGCCGTAGGGGAACGCATCGTGCAGGCTCAGGCCGGGCAGGGGAGCCCAGCTGCCTTCGTCCTGCCGGAACCACGGCGCCAAGATGGGTGCCGGCGGCGTCTGCATGGTGCGACGGACCACCGCGATGGTCCTCCCGTTCTTCGACAGCGCCGGAGTGACGTCGCTGGTGTAGCTGATCGGGCCGCCGCCCAGGGGTTCGGGCGAGGACGCCTCCGGCGGCCAGCGCAGCACGCCGTCATCGACGGAAGTGCCCACGACGGTGCCGTCGGCGGCCAGGCTGGCGGCGTGCTCGCCCGGCTGCAGCACCAGTTCCCGGAACGCGAGCCCTTGTGCCAGCAGCGGAGTGCCGGCGAGCAGCAGGCATGAAAGCAGGGCGCGCGGCAGGCGCTGCGCGTTACGGCGGGACGTGCAAGAGGGCATCGGGGCCTCGGCAGGCGGTTCGGGAAGGACCGTAGCCTGCCGTTACGGCATCCGGCGCACATTCGCGCCGGATGCCAGGAGCGCTCCGGATGCTCCAATTGCGCTCGATCCGGAGGACCGGAACGCTAGGCCGCGATGCCGCCGGTTGCCGGCGGCATCGGCAATCGGATCAGCCGGCTTTCTTCTTCGCGAGCTTCAGCCAGGTATCGACGACCGTATCGGGGTTCAGCGAAACCGACTCGATGCCCTGGTCCATCAGCCATTCGGCGAGGTCCGGATGGTCGCTGGGACCCTGGCCGCAGATGCCGACATACTTGCCCTTGGCGCGCGCGGTCTGGATCGCCATCGACAGCAGCTTCTTGACCGCCGGATCGCGTTCGTCGAACAGGCTGGCGACGATGCTCGAGTCGCGGTCGAGCCCGAGCGTGAGCTGGGTCAGGTCGTTGGAGCCGATCGAGAAGCCGTCGAAGATGTCCAGGAACTCGTCGGCCAGCAGCGCATTGGACGGGACCTCGCACATCATGATGATCTTGAGGCCGTTCTCGCCCTGCTTGAGCCCGTTCCGGGCCAGCACCTCGATGACCTTGCGGCCTTCGCCGAGCGTGCGCACGAACGGAATCATGACCCAGGCGTTGGTCAGGCCCATTTCCTCGCGGACCTTCTTCATCGCCCGGCATTCGAGCGCGAACGCATCGGCGAAGCTCGGATCGACGTAGCGGCTGGCGCCGCGGAAGCCGATCA
Protein-coding regions in this window:
- a CDS encoding TonB-dependent receptor: MRSHPYIRSSSNSPRRLLTTAIGVAFASTAFGALAASEAQPAEGDADASSSADAEQLDTVNVRGEALKKPSSSKYTELVRDTPQSITVVPQKIIAEQNLLTLRDILSTLPGITFGAGEGGGGYGDSINLRGFTGGNDITVDGVRDSAQYTRSDPFNLEAVELVNGANSAYAGAGSVGGSINLVSKAAREGDSTTIAGGLGSDSYRRLTLDTNHQFGETTAFRLNLMGHHNDVPGRDHEKFERWGFAPSIAFGLGTDTQVTLSYLHQKDDNIPQYGVPYYNGGPLPGVDSSNYYGYHNVDKQDITTDAFTAIIDHRFSENLALRNLSRVQQVDQKTIVDAVQGVWCMPNNLTPTGTPCTSGTGASQIVVPIGGYLPSGPRGYVRDTTNDTLYNQTDFTFDFATGPVAHTLVAGVSFLHEKFDLDTGSVFRNADGSNPFVAPEHLPFMDLYNPDSFYTGPYNYFRTGKTRGELDNRAVYAFDTIKFNEQWQLSLGARYERNEGTSTAYTVSTTPGSIGQITGAAAPLDNDDNLFSFRGGLVYKPVENGTVYLAYSNSKTPSKASVNGSCTVGGATGAGNCNVDPETAVNYELGTKWDFLDGALSLTGSVFRNDRKNYRVNDPDPLNPTGEQALDGQARVDGILLGISGKITDAWSVYANYARLDSEVLQGVSDFSAGEGQDWTRGDRLTNTPENSLSLWTTYQVADWQFGYGATYQGKIWLTQHSAANPDGPLVTAPDYWVHRAMVAWRVNRNFNLQLNVNNLTDKEYYTRIRNNGWATPGDGRSYVLTATYGF
- a CDS encoding tetratricopeptide repeat protein, coding for MSEAPADAAAVARRLREAARDGDVAAQYLLGQMHLEGRGVALDPQEGLHWYQLAASAGHALAMNMVGRCHELGRGTPVNLELAAAWYRRAAECGLDWGQYNYAQLLAKGRGVPEDRARALALYRLAAGQGHAKSMNLVGRHYDEGWLVERDPAAARDWYRRAAEGGDFRGQCSYASVLALAGEIDEAVAWLRKAAQTATPAFLDQLKASLAGSPIASLRALGATLPDGAAAVG
- a CDS encoding Rieske (2Fe-2S) protein, which translates into the protein MGDWVEVCTTFELLPGEFRVAWDGDTAIAVFNVDGQFYAIEDVCPHDGGELAGGVVEGFQVECPRHGARFDLRTGDVLCPPAYEPVASFPVKVEHGIVWTRDDR
- a CDS encoding Fe2+-dependent dioxygenase — its product is MLLHIPGVLDADQVDHFRQRLQEANWSDGRITAGYQSAKAKHNLQLAETDPAARELGGIVLDALAKNPTFFAGALPLKIYPPLFNAYAGGQSFGYHVDNAVRYDRTVQPPRPVRTDLSATLFLCDPDAYDGGDLVIEDTYGTHSVKLPAGDLVLYPGTSLHQVQPVTRGTRLASFFWIQSMIREDARRRLLFELDVSIQQLTARIPDAPELIQLTGIYHNLLRQWTDV